From Nymphaea colorata isolate Beijing-Zhang1983 chromosome 6, ASM883128v2, whole genome shotgun sequence, a single genomic window includes:
- the LOC116256875 gene encoding 60S ribosomal protein L6-like — protein MAAPKKARASRNKELIKGVGRLSRSKVYHKRGLWAIKAKHGGAFPTQKPSEKPTEAKAAEKPPKYYPADDVPRPIPRNRKPKPTKLRASITPGTVLILLAGRFMGKRVVFLKQLPSGLLLVTGPFKVNGVPLRRVNQAYVIATSTKIDISGVNVEKFDDKYFTKEAQKKKKKTEGQFFEASKEESKVLPQGKKDDQKTIDSQLISKIEAVPDLKAYLAARFSLRSGMKPHELVF, from the exons ATGGCGGCACCGAAGAAGGCGAGAGCCAGCAGGAACAAGGAGCTCATAAAGGGCGTGGGCCGCCTGTCGAGGTCGAAGGTGTACCACAAGAGGGGTCTGTGGGCGATCAAAGCCAAGCATGGAGGGGCTTTCCCCACCCAAAAGCCGTCGGAGAAGCCGACGGAGGCCAAGGCTGCCGAGAAGCCGCCCAAGTACTATCCCGCCGATGACGTCCCCAGGCCCATCCCTCGCAACCGCAAGCCCAAGCCAACCAAGCTCAG GGCTAGCATCACCCCAGGAACAGTTTTGATCCTTCTGGCAGGACGCTTCATGGGAAAGAGAGTTGTCTTCTTGAAGCAGCTCCCTTCTGGGCTTCTTCTTGTTACTG GACCATTCAAGGTGAATGGTGTTCCACTGAGACGTGTGAACCAAGCTTATGTAATAGCAACTTCTACTAAGATTGACATCTCTGGTGTTAATGTGGAGAAATTTGATGACAAGTATTTCACCAAGGAGGctcagaaaaagaagaagaagacagaaggCCAATTCTTTGAGGCCAGCAAAGag gAATCCAAGGTTCTTCCTCAGGGAAAGAAGGACGACCAGAAGACTATTGACAGCCAACTTATCTCTAAAATAGAGGCCGTCCCAGATCTGAAGGCATATTTGGCAGCTAGATTTTCTCTCAGATCGGGCATGAAGCCTCATGAGCTTGTGTTTTAA
- the LOC116256376 gene encoding FT-interacting protein 1-like: protein MQQMQHDQDYKLKDTTPQLGERWTVGGGSILGNGEKYTSTYDLVEQIHYLYIRVVKAKELPTNVITGSCDPYVEVKLGNYKGRTRHFEKKPNPEWNQVFAFSKERIQSSLLEVFVKDKEMIGRDDYLGKVVFDLNEVPTRVPPDSPLAPQWYRLEDRRGEGKVRGEIMLAVWMGTQADEAFPEAWHSDAAAVHGEGVFNVRSKVYVSPKLWYLRVNVIEAQDLQPNEKGRSPEAFVKVQLGNQVLKTKICSTRVSTPFWNEDLVFVAAEPFEEQLLLTVEDRVTPTRDDVLGKIVLPLTLFEKRMDHRPVHSRWFNLEKFGFGVLEADKRKELKFSSRVHLRVCLEGAYHVLDESTMYISDQRPTARQLWKQPVGILEVGILSAKGLLPMKSREGKGTTDSYCVAKYGQKWVRTRTILDSFSPKWNEQYTWEVYDPCTVITLGVFDNCHLGSTEKAPSVGAVARDSRIGKVRIRLSTLEADRIYTHSYPLLVLHPSGVKKMGELQLAVRFTCLSIAHMIYIYGHPLLPKMHYLHPFTVSQLDMLRHQAMNIVAARLGRAEPPLRKEVVEYMLDVDSHMWSMRRSKANFFRIVSLFSGFISIVKWFTDICHWRNPITTVLVHVLFLILVWYPELILPTVFLYMFMIGLWNYRFRPRHPPHMDTRLSWAEAVSADELDEEFDTFPTSKPQDIVRIRYDRLRSIAGRIQTVVGDIATQGERFQSLLSWRDPRATSLFILFCLIAAVVLYVTPFRVVALVGGLYTLRHPRFRSKLPSVPSNFFKRLPAKIDSML, encoded by the coding sequence ATGCAGCAGATGCAGCACGATCAGGACTACAAATTGAAGGACACTACTCCACAACTTGGGGAGAGATGGACAGTTGGAGGAGGAAGCATTCtgggaaatggagaaaaatacACTAGTACCTATGACCTCGTGGAGCAGATTCACTACCTTTACATTCGAGTGGTGAAGGCTAAAGAGCTTCCAACGAATGTAATCACAGGAAGCTGTGACCCTTACGTGGAGGTAAAGCTTGGAAATTACAAGGGAAGAACGAGGCACTTTGAAAAGAAGCCTAATCCTGAATGGAACCAAGTATTTGCCTTCTCAAAAGAGAGGATACAGTCATCACTGCTGGAGGTTTTTGTTAAGGATAAGGAGATGATAGGAAGGGATGACTATCTTGGGAAAGTAGTCTTTGATCTCAATGAGGTGCCCACCAGAGTGCCTCCTGATAGTCCATTGGCACCGCAATGGTACAGGCTAGAAGACCGGCGAGGTGAAGGCAAAGTCAGGGGAGAGATCATGCTTGCTGTGTGGATGGGAACCCAGGCAGACGAAGCTTTCCCTGAAGCATGGCACAGCGATGCCGCTGCTGTTCACGGTGAAGGAGTCTTCAACGTCAGATCGAAGGTGTATGTCTCCCCTAAACTATGGTACCTTAGAGTTAATGTGATCGAAGCACAGGACTTGCAGCCAAATGAGAAGGGCAGGTCCCCAGAGGCATTTGTTAAAGTCCAACTGGGCAATCAGGTGCTCAAGACCAAAATATGTTCCACTCGAGTCTCAACTCCATTTTGGAACGAAGATCTCGTCTTTGTTGCAGCAGAGCCTTTTGAGGAACAGCTTTTGCTAACTGTGGAGGACAGAGTAACCCCTACGAGGGATGATGTGCTGGGAAAGATTGTGCTGCCGTTGACATTGTTCGAGAAAAGGATGGATCACAGGCCAGTTCACTCGCGCTGGTTTAACTTGGAAAAGTTCGGCTTTGGAGTTTTGGAGGCTGACAAGAGAAAAGAGCTCAAATTCTCAAGCAGAGTTCACCTAAGAGTCTGCTTGGAAGGTGCTTATCATGTTCTCGATGAGTCCACTATGTACATTAGCGACCAACGACCAACTGCAAGGCAATTGTGGAAGCAACCTGTAGGAATTTTAGAAGTTGGCATATTAAGTGCAAAGGGACTTCTGCCCATGAAATCTAGAGAAGGCAAAGGCACCACAGATTCTTATTGTGTTGCAAAGTATGGGCAGAAGTGGGTTAGAACAAGAACCATCTTAGACAGCTTCAGTCCTAAATGGAATGAGCAGTACACCTGGGAAGTCTATGACCCATGTACTGTCATCACTTTAGGAGTGTTTGATAATTGTCATCTTGGTAGTACAGAGAAGGCACCATCTGTTGGTGCCGTAGCAAGAGATTCAAGGATAGGGAAGGTAAGAATCCGGCTCTCAACATTAGAAGCTGACAGGATCTACACTCACTCATATCCCCTGCTTGTTCTTCACCCTTCTGGGGTGAAGAAAATGGGTGAGCTTCAGCTGGCTGTCAGGTTCACATGTCTATCTATAGCACATATGATCTACATCTATGGTCACCCTCTGCTCCCCAAGATGCATTACCTGCATCCTTTTACTGTGAGTCAACTTGACATGCTAAGACATCAAGCCATGAACATCGTTGCAGCAAGGCTGGGAAGGGCTGAACCTCCTCTTAGGAAGGAGGTGGTGGAGTACATGTTGGATGTGGACTCTCACATGTGGAGTATGAGGAGGAGCAAAGCAAATTTCTTCAGAATCGTATCCTTGTTCTCTGGGTTTATTTCCATTGTCAAGTGGTTTACTGATATTTGCCATTGGAGGAACCCCATTACCACGGTGCTGGTTCATGTGCTATTCTTGATCCTTGTGTGGTACCCTGAACTGATCCTCCCAACAGTATTTCTGTACATGTTCATGATCGGGTTGTGGAACTATAGATTCAGACCTAGGCATCCACCTCATATGGACACACGCCTCTCTTGGGCAGAGGCAGTCAGTGCTGATGAGTTAGATGAGGAATTCGACACCTTCCCGACGTCGAAGCCTCAGGACATAGTCCGCATACGTTATGACAGACTCAGAAGCATTGCAGGGAGGATACAGACAGTGGTGGGGGACATTGCAACACAGGGAGAGAGGTTTCAATCTCTTCTGAGTTGGAGAGACCCAAGAGCTACAAGCCTGTTCATATTGTTCTGCTTGATTGCAGCTGTAGTTCTGTATGTGACACCCTTCAGAGTAGTGGCCCTGGTTGGAGGACTCTACACCTTGAGGCACCCAAGGTTTAGGAGCAAGTTGCCGTCAGTTCCAAGCAATTTCTTCAAGAGATTGCCAGCCAAAATAGACAGCATGCTCTGA